In a genomic window of Sutcliffiella sp. FSL R7-0096:
- a CDS encoding multidrug resistance efflux transporter family protein produces the protein MKAILIGVIASMFFAVTFILNRSMELSGGSWLWSSSLRFFFMVPFLFFIVWMRGNLGPLFLEMKSNPFGWVVWSFTGFVLFYGPITFAAAYGPGWLVAGTWQLTIIAGVLLGPFFYKIVQGKKMRERIPLRGLLISFVIFAGVLLIQTQQGSGLTLSMIIYGILPVAVAAFAYPLGNRKMMEVCGGRLDTFQRVLGMTLATIPVWICVATAGYFSVGAPSQEQVLQTFIVAISSGVIATTLFFIATDMVRNSQEKLAAVEATQSTQVLFVLIGEVMLLSTPLPNEVGMLGLFIIIIGMLLHSFFTKKRVRPKRLAA, from the coding sequence GTGAAGGCCATTCTGATTGGCGTGATAGCTTCCATGTTTTTTGCCGTCACCTTTATTTTGAACCGGTCCATGGAACTTTCAGGTGGCAGCTGGCTTTGGAGTTCGTCCCTGCGTTTCTTTTTTATGGTGCCGTTTTTGTTCTTCATTGTATGGATGCGGGGAAACCTGGGCCCATTGTTCCTTGAAATGAAATCTAACCCATTCGGTTGGGTTGTATGGAGCTTCACCGGTTTTGTCCTTTTCTATGGCCCGATTACTTTTGCTGCGGCATACGGACCAGGCTGGCTTGTCGCCGGAACTTGGCAACTCACCATTATTGCGGGAGTCCTTTTAGGTCCTTTTTTCTATAAAATCGTACAGGGAAAGAAGATGCGCGAACGAATTCCATTGCGCGGCCTACTGATTTCTTTTGTCATTTTTGCGGGCGTCCTATTGATCCAAACACAACAGGGTAGCGGACTTACTTTATCCATGATAATTTATGGTATCCTCCCGGTTGCGGTCGCTGCCTTTGCCTATCCACTCGGAAATCGCAAGATGATGGAGGTGTGCGGGGGGAGGCTAGATACATTCCAACGGGTGCTTGGGATGACGCTTGCTACCATTCCGGTATGGATATGTGTTGCCACAGCCGGTTATTTCTCGGTTGGAGCTCCTTCACAGGAACAAGTGCTGCAAACATTCATTGTAGCCATTTCCTCCGGAGTAATCGCAACAACCTTGTTCTTCATCGCGACTGACATGGTGCGCAACAGCCAGGAAAAGCTTGCAGCAGTAGAAGCCACGCAATCCACTCAGGTGCTGTTTGTATTGATTGGAGAGGTAATGCTCCTTTCAACACCGTTGCCGAATGAAGTGGGGATGCTAGGTCTGTTCATCATCATAATTGGCATGCTTCTGCATAGTTTTTTCACGAAAAAAAGAGTAAGGCCGAAGCGACTGGCTGCCTAA
- a CDS encoding fatty acid desaturase, with protein sequence MSIQNEMKNLKKQVAPFEKSQTKKSIWQLINTLTPFFLLWYLTYISLSVSYWLALVPAIFAAGFMTRIFIIFHDCTHHSFFKNRKWNRAVGTVTGVLTLFPFDQWGHDHSVHHATSGNLDKRGVGDIWTLTVEEYKAASIKTRLFYRLYRNPLVMFGIGPIYTFLIRNRFNRKEARQKERNNLYLTNVLIVAVAVLLSLAIGWQAFLIVHGTIFMIAGSVGIWLFYVQHTFEDSYFEMDKDWEYVLAAVEGSSYYKLPKVLQFLTGNIGYHHIHHLSPRVPNYELEKCHHSTPPLQHVPTITLATSLKSLKFRLWDEKSKNFVTFKEAKKMVQNRVSTPEMKPEL encoded by the coding sequence ATGTCAATTCAAAATGAGATGAAAAACCTTAAAAAACAAGTCGCTCCTTTCGAAAAATCGCAAACTAAAAAGAGTATCTGGCAGCTGATCAATACGCTAACGCCATTTTTCCTGTTATGGTATCTCACATATATAAGCCTTTCTGTTTCTTACTGGTTGGCGTTGGTACCAGCCATCTTTGCAGCAGGATTCATGACCCGAATCTTCATCATCTTCCATGATTGCACGCACCACTCCTTCTTCAAAAATCGAAAGTGGAACCGTGCAGTAGGGACCGTGACGGGAGTACTAACATTATTCCCATTCGATCAATGGGGACATGACCACTCCGTCCACCATGCAACGAGCGGGAACTTGGACAAGCGCGGTGTTGGGGATATCTGGACACTGACTGTGGAAGAGTACAAAGCAGCATCTATCAAGACTCGTTTATTCTACCGTCTATATCGAAATCCTTTGGTAATGTTCGGAATAGGTCCAATCTACACTTTCCTAATCAGAAACCGTTTCAATCGTAAAGAAGCAAGACAAAAAGAACGCAACAACTTGTATCTGACAAACGTACTGATCGTTGCTGTAGCAGTATTGTTAAGCTTAGCAATCGGTTGGCAGGCATTCCTGATTGTACACGGTACCATCTTCATGATTGCAGGAAGTGTTGGAATTTGGTTGTTTTATGTACAACATACATTTGAGGATTCCTACTTTGAAATGGATAAAGACTGGGAATATGTATTGGCTGCTGTAGAAGGAAGTTCTTACTACAAGTTACCAAAAGTACTTCAATTCCTGACTGGAAACATCGGTTACCATCATATTCATCATTTAAGCCCAAGGGTGCCGAACTATGAACTGGAAAAGTGCCATCACAGCACACCACCACTTCAACACGTACCTACGATTACGCTTGCAACAAGTTTAAAGTCTCTTAAGTTCCGTTTATGGGATGAAAAGAGTAAAAACTTTGTGACGTTCAAAGAAGCAAAGAAAATGGTGCAAAATAGAGTTTCAACCCCGGAAATGAAGCCTGAATTATAA